One Ricinus communis isolate WT05 ecotype wild-type chromosome 7, ASM1957865v1, whole genome shotgun sequence genomic region harbors:
- the LOC125370692 gene encoding uncharacterized protein LOC125370692 — protein sequence MTVVLQKGKVTKKGSVITCTICGAKGHNKRYHGHAKSTSKQPKMKKLQVQNVTPSLSIQTEFDIPSHLVDLDDFNLHWTSLSQTIAGTQRPHQNTRSINELLSDIPTQSSGVNEDSQPGKKNGKGKTVKNKGKTVKNKGNKPFLAPRSASLSTASKKASGSNPTPYENFGKRKDKVQTTTKKARRKANVETATSKKKKPWMPAGLGDNSKP from the exons ATGACTGTTGTACTACAGAAGGGCAAAGTAACCAAAAAAGGCTCAGTGATAACTTGCACCATTTGTGGAGCTAAAGGCCACAATAAGAGATACCATGGTCATGCCAAATCTACATCAAAACAGCCTAAGATGAAAAAATTACAA GTGCAAAATGTAACTCCTTCACTGTCAATCCAAACTGAGTTTGACATACCTAGTCATCTAGTAGATCTAGATGATTTTAATCTTCATTGGACAAGTTTGTCCCAAACTATTGCAGGAACACAAAGACCTCATCAAAATACAAGAAGCATCAATGAGTTGCTAAGTGATATTCCAACTCAATCAAGTGGAGTGAATGAAGACTCCCAGCCGGGTAAGAAGAATGGCAAGGGCAAGACAGTGAAGAACAAGGGCAAGACAGTGAAGAACAAGGGCAACAAGCCATTTCTGGCTCCTAGATCTGCATCTCTTTCAACAGCATCAAAGAAAGCTTCTGGATCTAATCCTACTCCATATGAAAATTTCGGAAAGCGGAAAGATAAGGTGCAAACAACAACTAAGAAGGCTCGGAGGAAAGCAAATGTTGAGACTGCAAcctcaaagaagaagaagcctTGGATGCCTGCTGGTCTTGGAGACAACAGCAAGCCTTAG
- the LOC8282551 gene encoding endoglucanase 11, producing the protein MEKKEEKNNNNCKPQKPKTLFPRQCPLLVLTMFTIFNTAHSLSFDYADALRKSLLYFEAQRSGRLPYNQRVTWRDHSGLTDGLEQGVDLVGGYYDAGDHVKFGLPMAFTITMLSWGVIEFRDQIARAGELEHALEAIKWGTDYFMKAHTSPNVLWAEVGDGDTDHYCWQRPEDMTTSRQAYRIDENNPGSDLAGEAAAAMAAASIVFRTTNPHYAHLLLHHAQQLFEFGDKHRGKYDASVNVVKSYYASVSGYMDELLWGSMWLYKATDNEEYLNYVITKAHSFGGIGWAITEFSWDVKYAGLQIMVSKLLTDEKHKEHSLIVEQYRAKAEYYICSCLNKNNGSNNVGRTPAGLLHIRQWNNMQYVSTAAFLLTIYSGFLRSLNRKLECHGGLVDHEEMLTFTKSQVDYILGSNPMNMSYLVGYGPNYPTRVHHRGASIVSYRENKGFIGCTQGYDNWYSREEQNPNVLVGALVGGPDCQDNFMDKRGNYMQTEACTYNTAPLVGVFAKFLEMEDQKEKGQPLVASY; encoded by the exons ATGGAGAAGAAGGAGGAGAAGAACAACAACAACTGTAAACCTCAAAAACCCAAAACATTATTTCCACGACAATGTCCTCTACTTGTGTTAACTATGTTCACCATTTTCAACACTGCGCATTCTCTTTCTTTCGATTATGCTGATGCATTAAGAAAGAGCCTCCTTTACTTCGAAGCACAAAGGTCGGGTCGCTTACCTTACAACCAGCGTGTCACTTGGCGAGACCATTCAGGCCTAACTGATGGCTTAGAGCAAGGA GTGGACTTAGTGGGTGGATATTATGATGCAGGGGACCATGTGAAATTCGGGTTACCAATGGCATTTACTATTACAATGCTTTCTTGGGGAGTGATAGAATTTCGAGATCAGATCGCTCGTGCTGGTGAATTAGAACACGCATTAGAAGCTATCAAATGGGGCACTGATTATTTCATGAAGGCACATACTAGCCCAAATGTGCTGTGGGCAGAG GTGGGTGATGGCGACACTGATCACTACTGTTGGCAGCGGCCGGAGGACATGACAACATCGCGGCAAGCCTATAGGATCGATGAAAACAATCCCGGTTCCGATCTTGCCGGAGAGGCTGCAGCTGCTATGGCAGCAGCTTCAATAGTGTTCAGAACAACAAACCCACATTACGCTCACCTGCTCTTGCACCATGCTCAACAG TTGTTTGAATTTGGAGATAAGCATAGAGGTAAATATGATGCGAGTGTTAATGTGGTAAAGAGCTACTATGCGTCGGTGAGTGGATACATGGATGAGTTGTTGTGGGGAAGTATGTGGCTATACAAGGCCACCGACAATGAGGAGTACTTGAATTATGTTATTACCAAGGCTCATTCTTTTGGTGGGATTGGTTGGGCCATAACAGAGTTTAGCTGGGATGTTAAATATGCTGGCCTTCAAATCATGGTTTCAAAG TTGCTTACTGATGAAAAACACAAGGAACATAGTCTCATAGTAGAGCAATACCGAGCAAAGGCCGAATACTACATATGCTCATGCCTTAATAAAAACAATGGTAGCAATAATGTGGGCCGTACTCCGGCCGGTCTCTTACATATTCGGCAATGGAACAATATGCAATATGTTTCAACTGCGGCATTTCTTCTGACCATATACTCCGGTTTCCTTCGGAGCTTGAACCGGAAGCTCGAGTGCCATGGAGGATTGGTGGATCATGAAGAGATGCTAACTTTTACAAAATCTCAAGTTGATTATATATTAGGTTCAAACCCAATGAACATGAGTTATTTAGTGGGTTATGGCCCTAATTACCCAACAAGGGTGCACCACAGGGGAGCCTCCATTGTGTCATATAGAGAGAATAAAGGGTTCATAGGGTGCACTCAAGGATATGATAATTGGTATAGCAGGGAAGAGCAGAACCCAAATGTTTTAGTTGGCGCATTGGTTGGAGGACCAGATTGTCAAGATAATTTCATGGACAAGAGAGGTAATTATATGCAGACTGAGGCCTGCACCTATAATACAGCACCATTAGTAGGAGTTTTCGCAAAGTTCTTGGAAATGGAGgatcaaaaggaaaaaggtcAGCCTTTGGTTGCTTcctattag